CATTTTACCACGTAATCTGACTGAGAATGCGGTGCGTTTTGCATCAGTTGATGCAGTGATTCCATACAGATGACGTCGTTTTTCTACGTGATTTAGTTTTATAATTAGACTTTAATTTTGTAACCATTTGATTTTTAATAGGTTACAAACTGTTCGAAAACAGCGCGTATTTGGAGCGAGGGAGTGTTTCATTTCAAGTACGCGAGCTATGCAAAAGCATTTGTAAGAGTTTTTTTAGAAGCAATGAATTTTACTTCAATATTTGTAATTATGCGGAAGAATTAGTGATTGTGTGCATCTCTTTCAAATAGACTTTAAGCAGTGGTATTTATGAAAAGATAGTACTGTTGGCTATGAGTTCCTTGAAGACGGCATCTTGTTCAAGGATTGATCTGCAACCCGTCATGATCATTTGCTTCCTTGCCCGCGTGATGGCTACATTGAGTTTGCGGTCGATAATGTGGCCATCTTCCTCGAAACAATTGGCAGTAAGGAAGTCGAGTTGATAGCGATGCTGGATTGTAAACGAATAGATGATGACGTCACGCTGGCTTCCTTGATAGCGTTCCACGGTGTCGATGCTGATCTTTTCGAGGCCGGTGATGCCGAGTTTTTCTATCTCTTTTCTAATCATGGCAATCTGATTGCGATAGGGAACGATGACACCCACGGTTTGATTGGCATCAAAACTCGGACCATAGAAACGGTGGATGCGCCCTAAGATACGTGCAACAATCTGGGCTTCATCGGCATTTACCTTATCAGAAAGCTGCGAATGACGGCATAACTTCGATGGAATGAACATCATTCGATATGCTTTCAGTGCATCATCGAGAGTGTCAATAGACGGTAGGTGATAGTCGAGTTGCTCCTCCAATTGGTGGGGAAGAGGCACAGGTTTCAGGCATTCTTTGAAGTAGAACATACGGTTTGGAAAGGCGGCAACAGCTGGATGCATGCGTCCTTGTGCCCGTAAAACGCCCATGAAGTGGGTTCTTTGGGCTGCTTCTTCCACATGAATGAGACGCTCGAAAAGCGAGTTTCGGCAGTTAGTCAGGCCGATTCCATGGAGCAAAGTATTGTGTACAGCCGAGATATTTGCCTCTTGTTGTACCACCGCAGGCAACTGCTTATAGTCTCCAATGAGGATAAACTTCGGCAAATGTGACAGTAATCCCACGAGATTTGGCTCGAGAATCTGACTTGCTTCATCGATGATGGTCATGGAGAACGACTTGAGTCGGAAGATATAAGACTTGCTTTGAAGCGTACTTGTGGTGCCGACTATGACACGAGATGCCATGAGCTGCTCGCGAATAACATTCAATCGAGGATTGTTCTCAATATATTCGCTAAGCAGATGTGACTTATATCGCTTGTCACAACAGTATTCACTGCCGATGCGGATATAATCGATTGCGTTCTCAGAAAGCATGCCACATATCTCATCTACAGCGCGGTTGGTGTAGCTCATCAGCAAGATTGACTCGTCTTTAGCCAAGGCTTCACGCACCATGAACTGCAAAGCCATACTCGTTTTGCCTGTTCCTGGAGGGCCGACCAACAGGAAATAGTCTTTTGCTTGAAAGGCCTTGAGAAGCAGGGGGTCGTAGGTGGGGTGGTAATTTCGTGTGAGTTGCAAAGTGGTATCCTGCTCCGGAACACGTTGTGCCAGCAAGAGTTGGCGGCATTTAGGGGCAGACGTGATGAACTGATGCAGCGAACGGATAGCCGAAGTGCCCCCAATGTCGCTGCCACTATGTTCTATCGCCCACACATTTCCCTCCTTGGGAATGGGGTTTACGGTCTTTACGGTTACACTGTCTGTGTGGATTTCGATGAGATTTCCTTTGAAGAGAAGTGAGTTTCTGACGTCAGGACCCTCTAAAGGCGAATAGGAATAGAGGTAAACTAAATCACCCAAGCGGAAGTTGGGCAGGAAATCTTCGCCCTGATTGGGCACGTTCAGTGTGATGATGTCAAAGCCGTTGATGTCCTTGCTCTTGGCTTTTGCTGCAATTGTGAGGTCTGTATAGATGTTGCCGGCTTCCTTTTTATTAGCCAAGGGCATGTTCCAAAGGTCGGCAGTACCGTTTCCTACACCCTCCTGTTCGCCCACTTTGGCAGCCAATTGCTCGCGATAAACGAAGGTCATCATGCGCTCATAGTAGGCCTTTTCGAGGGGTGAAAGGTTATGAAGTGGATTGATGACGGCATCAAGACGTGGTTGGATATACTTGAAATAGAATGGCGTTGCAAGTTTTTTTTCATTGATAATGTCGGCCGAAAGCATGTCGGTTGTGCCCTCAAAGCCGTTGAGTGCGAAGCTGTATTCATAGGCTACGATGCGGTTGCGCAGGCCGATGGCTTCACGGAAGAGCTTCTGATAGAAGTTCACTACAACTAATCCGCCTGGCAACGGATATTTGGAGTAGAGCAAACGCATGTCGATTTTGTTGCTCGGAACATGGAAATTCTGTCGTAAGACCCCGTAATAAAGCAACAGTTGTACATAGTGTTCTTCCTTCTGA
The nucleotide sequence above comes from Segatella oris. Encoded proteins:
- a CDS encoding AAA domain-containing protein, with translation MPNFISADELFHRILSIIEAEVDTPVNKLLHETLVLTCSEGLAGSNLAFGNLFAQVDFLCKKHHIAVGDTIAIQNMRRASNRAENMPHEELMYACRALAMFVSVVFDTDIPSFLVGRIPVEDMPQKEYRHIDYRYIRGLVSKVTEDTFTVNIDQDTTEKQLTIHLKPHQEYLKNLLQTGSQVNLIDVDTAKEASIIVYEPDYLIDISSIARCFTDYGHHPLSYLINAMSPTANSQAILLGNFAGTALDDIINGNGHYIWQETFKKNFKEKALEYCTCDDLNRKEDFRTAALRQTQNIQQIVAELFGDFHGDLMQPQTDVTFNREKAILEPSFVCEQLGLQGRADLMTTDFKLLVEQKSGNNYNIQTHQPNEYGSFQKEEHYVQLLLYYGVLRQNFHVPSNKIDMRLLYSKYPLPGGLVVVNFYQKLFREAIGLRNRIVAYEYSFALNGFEGTTDMLSADIINEKKLATPFYFKYIQPRLDAVINPLHNLSPLEKAYYERMMTFVYREQLAAKVGEQEGVGNGTADLWNMPLANKKEAGNIYTDLTIAAKAKSKDINGFDIITLNVPNQGEDFLPNFRLGDLVYLYSYSPLEGPDVRNSLLFKGNLIEIHTDSVTVKTVNPIPKEGNVWAIEHSGSDIGGTSAIRSLHQFITSAPKCRQLLLAQRVPEQDTTLQLTRNYHPTYDPLLLKAFQAKDYFLLVGPPGTGKTSMALQFMVREALAKDESILLMSYTNRAVDEICGMLSENAIDYIRIGSEYCCDKRYKSHLLSEYIENNPRLNVIREQLMASRVIVGTTSTLQSKSYIFRLKSFSMTIIDEASQILEPNLVGLLSHLPKFILIGDYKQLPAVVQQEANISAVHNTLLHGIGLTNCRNSLFERLIHVEEAAQRTHFMGVLRAQGRMHPAVAAFPNRMFYFKECLKPVPLPHQLEEQLDYHLPSIDTLDDALKAYRMMFIPSKLCRHSQLSDKVNADEAQIVARILGRIHRFYGPSFDANQTVGVIVPYRNQIAMIRKEIEKLGITGLEKISIDTVERYQGSQRDVIIYSFTIQHRYQLDFLTANCFEEDGHIIDRKLNVAITRARKQMIMTGCRSILEQDAVFKELIANSTIFS